The following nucleotide sequence is from Nocardioides eburneiflavus.
CTGCTGCGACTGACGCCGGCGGAGTAGCCGCGCGTCGCGGTCGGATGCGGCCGTTCGGCGCTCCGGTGTCGTCACCCTCAACTAGGCTCGGTCCCCGTGACGGAAGCCATGATCTCGGCGCGGGGACTGCGCAAGTCGTTCGGTGACTTCGAGGCCGTCAAGGGCATCGACGTCGAGGTGCGCCGGGGCGAGGCGTTCGGCTTCCTCGGACCCAACGGTGCCGGCAAGTCGAGCACCATGCGGATGATCGCGTCGGTGAGCCCGGTGACCTCGGGCGAGCTGCGGATCCTGGGCCTCGACCCGGCGACCGACGGCCCGGCGATCCGCGGGCGCCTCGGCGTCTGCCCGCAGGAGGACACCCTCGACAACGAGCTCAACGTCTTCGACAACCTCTACATCTACGGCCGCTACTTCGGCATCGACCGCGCCACCTGCCGCGAGCGGGCCCGCGAGCTGCTCGAGTTCGCCCAGATCACCGACAAGGCGAAGTCAAAGGTCGAGGACCTCTCCGGCGGCATGAAGCGGCGGCTCACCATCGCCCGCAGCCTGATCAACAACCCCGACCTGCTCCTGCTCGACGAGCCGACCACCGGCCTCGACCCGCAGGCCCGCCACGTGCTGTGGGACCAGCTGTTCCGCCTCAAGCAGGCCGGCGTCACCCTCGTGATCACCACCCACTACATGGACGAGGCCGAGCAGCTGTGCGACCGGCTCGTCGTCATGGACAAGGGCCTCATCGCCGCGGAGGGGTCCCCGCGCGAGCTCATCGACGCCCACTCGACCCGCGAGGTCGCCGAGCTGCGCTTCGGCGTCGGCGAGCACGAGGCGCTCGCCGCCAAGGTCGAGGACCTCGGCGAGCGGGTGGAGGTGCTGCCCGACCGCCTCCTCGTCTACAGCGACCACGGCGAGGACGTCGTCACGGCGGTGCTCGAGCGCGGACTGCAACCCCTCGCGACGCTCGTACGCCGCTCCACCCTCGAGGACGTCTTCCTGCGCCTCACCGGCCGGACCCTGGCGGACTGATGGAGTCCGAGGTGGCGACCGACGC
It contains:
- a CDS encoding ABC transporter ATP-binding protein, whose product is MTEAMISARGLRKSFGDFEAVKGIDVEVRRGEAFGFLGPNGAGKSSTMRMIASVSPVTSGELRILGLDPATDGPAIRGRLGVCPQEDTLDNELNVFDNLYIYGRYFGIDRATCRERARELLEFAQITDKAKSKVEDLSGGMKRRLTIARSLINNPDLLLLDEPTTGLDPQARHVLWDQLFRLKQAGVTLVITTHYMDEAEQLCDRLVVMDKGLIAAEGSPRELIDAHSTREVAELRFGVGEHEALAAKVEDLGERVEVLPDRLLVYSDHGEDVVTAVLERGLQPLATLVRRSTLEDVFLRLTGRTLAD